A genomic region of Trifolium pratense cultivar HEN17-A07 linkage group LG3, ARS_RC_1.1, whole genome shotgun sequence contains the following coding sequences:
- the LOC123914018 gene encoding isoflavone-7-O-methyltransferase 9-like: MASKNGLYKASELFQAQAHLYKIMYSFLNPMSVKWAIDLQIPDIIHNHPQPITLSELVSALKVPQSKQTCVQRLMRLLAHIDFFAIVKFQDNQERYALTPTSQLLVSGTDHCLSSMVRLLNTPILVDSYNHLAKWTSGEDLTVVETALGPESYWDFIHQNSAYLNTFNEAMESDSHVVRLALRDCRSVFEGIGSLVDVGGGTGNTAKIICEAFPELKYIVLDLPQVVSGLAGSNNLSFVGGNMFKSIPQADAVMLKWVLHNWSDDDCIKILKNCKNSISRKGKGGKVIIIDVVINEKEDEPEMTEVKLLLDVTMMTSLNGKERNEKEWKQLFLQAGFKSYKIFPTFGFRSLIELYP; this comes from the exons ATGGCTTCTAAAAATGGCTTATACAAAGCAAGTGAACTTTTCCAAGCTCAAGCACACTTGTACAAAATCATGTATAGCTTCCTCAATCCCATGTCTGTCAAATGGGCCATTGACCTTCAAATACCAGACATCATCCACAATCATCCCCAACCCATTACTCTTTCCGAGCTTGTTTCAGCTCTTAAAGTTCCACAATCCAAACAAACATGTGTCCAACGACTCATGCGATTATTAGCACACATTGATTTCTTTGCAATTGTCAAATTTCAAGACAACCAAGAAAGATATGCTCTTACTCCAACATCACAACTTCTTGTCTCTGGCACTGATCATTGTTTATCTTCCATGGTTCGGTTACTAAACACTCCCATTCTCGTTGATTCGTACAATCATTTGGCGAAATGGACTTCTGGGGAGGATCTCACAGTTGTTGAGACTGCTTTAGGCCCTGAAAGTTATTGGGATTTCATTCATCAAAATTCTGCATACTTGAATACTTTTAATGAGGCTATGGAAAGTGATTCTCATGTTGTGAGGTTGGCTTTGAGAGATTGTAGGTCTGTTTTTGAAGGAATTGGTTCGTTGGTCGATGTTGGTGGTGGAACTGGAAACACAGCTAAAATTATATGTGAGGCGTTTCCAGAGCTCAAGTACATTGTGTTGGACCTTCCACAGGTTGTTTCTGGTTTAGCAGGAAGCAATAACTTGAGTTTTGTTGGTGGAAACATGTTTAAATCTATCCCGCAAGCTGATGCCGTTATGCTCAAG TGGGTTTTACACAATTGGAGTGATGATGATTGCATAAAGATACTCAAAAATTGCAAGAATTCAATATCAAGAAAAGGGAAAGGAGGTAAAGTGATCATCATAGATGtagtaataaatgaaaaagaagatgAGCCTGAAATGACAGAAGTAAAGCTTTTACTTGATGTGACTATGATGACCAGTCTCAATGGAAAAGAGAGAAATGAAAAGGAATGGAAGCAACTTTTCTTACAAGCTGGCTTCAAATCTTACAAGATATTCCCCACATTTGGTTTTAGATCTCTAATTGAGCTTTATCCTTAA
- the LOC123914019 gene encoding FT-interacting protein 3-like — MQKVPNPREFALKETSPNIGAGAVIRDKLSCTYDLVEQMQYLYVRVVKAKDLPTKDVTGSLDPYVEVKLGNYKGLTKHFEKKSNPQWNQIFAFSKDRIQASVLEVIVKDKDVIADDFVGRVWFDLNDIPKRIPPDSPLAPQWYRLEDRKGEKAKGELMLAVWMGTQADEAFSDSWHSDAALVGSEAVANIRSKVYLSPKLWYVRVNVIEAQDLVPTDKSRYPEVFVKVALGNQFSRTRMSQIKTINPIWNEDLMFVAAEPFEEPLVLTVEDRVAPNKDETLGKCMIPLHTVQRRLDHKPVNTRWHNLEKHLVVEGEKKDTKFASRIHLRVCLDGGYHVLDESTHHSSDLRPTAKQLWKSAIGILEVGIISAQGLMPMKTRDGRGTTDAYCVAKFGQKWIRTRTIVDSFSPKWNEQYTWEVFDPSTVITIGVFDNNHLQGGDKSKDSRIGKVRIRLSTLETDRVYTHSYPLLVLNPSGVKKTGEVQLAVRFTNSSYINMLYMYSTPLLPKMHYIHPLSVIHLDHLRHQATQIVSMRMSRAEPPLRKEVVEYMLDVDSHMWSMRRSKANFFRIMKVFEGLIAFEKWFDQICNWKNPITSILIHILFIILVLYPELILPTIFLYMFMIGIWNFRWRPRHPPHMDTRLSHADAAFPDELDEEFDSFPTSRSSDIVKMRYDRLRSIGGKVQSFVGDLATQGERFQSLLSWRDPRATTLFVTFCFVAAIVLYVTPFQVVLLITGFYVLRHPRFRHKLPSVPLNFFRRLPARSDSMI; from the coding sequence ATGCAGAAGGTACCAAATCCTCGTGAGTTTGCTCTTAAGGAGACCTCACCGAACATTGGTGCAGGGGCAGTCATAAGGGACAAGCTATCCTGCACATATGACCTAGTTGAACAAATGCAATACCTCTACGTTCGTGTTGTCAAAGCCAAGGATTTACCTACAAAAGATGTCACTGGTAGTCTTGATCCCTATGTTGAAGTGAAGCTTGGAAACTACAAGGGATTGACAAAACATTTTGAGAAAAAGTCTAATCCTCAGTGGAATCAGATATTTGCGTTCTCCAAAGATCGAATCCAAGCTTCAGTTTTGGAGGTGATTGTCAAAGATAAGGATGTTATAGCAGATGACTTTGTAGGTAGGGTATGGTTTGATCTGAATGATATACCGAAACGCATACCTCCAGATAGCCCTTTGGCTCCACAATGGTATAGGCTTGAAGATCGCAAAGGCGAAAAAGCAAAGGGAGAGTTAATGCTTGCAGTTTGGATGGGAACTCAAGCAGATGAGGCATTTTCTGATTCTTGGCATTCTGATGCTGCACTGGTTGGATCGGAAGCAGTTGCAAACATAAGATCAAAAGTTTACTTGTCTCCTAAGCTTTGGTATGTTAGGGTCAATGTAATCGAAGCACAGGATTTGGTTCCAACTGATAAAAGCCGGTATCCTGAAGTTTTTGTGAAGGTTGCTCTAGGGAATCAGTTTTCAAGAACTAGAATGTCTCAAATTAAGACCATAAATCCTATATGGAATGAGGATTTGATGTTTGTCGCAGCTGAGCCATTCGAGGAACCCTTAGTTTTAACTGTGGAAGACAGGGTTGCACCCAACAAAGATGAAACTCTAGGAAAATGTATGATTCCTTTGCATACGGTACAAAGGAGGTTAGACCATAAGCCGGTTAACACTCGGTGGCATAATCTTGAGAAGCATTTGGTTGTTGAAGGGGAAAAGAAGGACACCAAATTTGCAAGCCGGATACATttaagggtatgtttggatGGAGGATACCATGTTTTGGATGAATCAACTCATCATAGTAGTGATCTTAGGCCAACGGCGAAGCAACTATGGAAGTCGGCTATCGGTATTCTAGAAGTTGGGATTATAAGTGCACAAGGGTTGATGCCGATGAAAACTAGAGATGGTAGAGGAACCACAGATGCTTATTGCGTAGCGAAATTCGGACAGAAGTGGATCCGTACTAGGACAATCGTCGATAGCTTTAGTCCAAAATGGAATGAGCAATACACTTGGGAAGTATTTGATCCATCTACTGTTATCACTATAGGTGTCTTCGATAACAATCATTTACAAGGAGGTGACAAATCAAAGGATTCTCGGATAGGAAAGGTAAGAATTAGGTTATCGACTCTTGAAACCGATAGAGTTTACACACATTCATATCCCCTTTTAGTACTTAATCCATCAGGTGTGAAGAAAACAGGTGAAGTTCAATTGGCTGTTAGGTTCACAAACTCATCTTACATCAACATGTTGTATATGTATTCCACACCATTGTTACCGAAAATGCACTACATTCATCCCTTATCGGTGATTCATCTCGACCATCTGAGGCATCAAGCGACACAAATTGTGTCGATGAGGATGAGCCGAGCTGAGCCACCGTTAAGGAAAGAGGTTGTAGAATACATGCTTGATGTGGATTCACATATGTGGAGTATGAGAAGAAGCAAAGCTAATTTCTTCAGAATAATGAAAGTTTTTGAGGGTTTGATAGCTTTCGAGAAATGGTTTGATCAAATTTGCAACTGGAAAAACCCGATCACATCGATACTAATTCATATACTCTTCATAATATTAGTTCTTTACCCTGAACTAATACTTCCAACAATTTTCTTATACATGTTCATGATTGGAATTTGGAACTTTAGATGGAGGCCAAGACACCCTCCACATATGGACACTAGACTATCTCACGCCGACGCAGCATTTCCCGATGAATTAGACGAAGAGTTTGATTCATTTCCTACTTCACGGTCATCGGATATCGTTAAGATGAGATACGATCGTTTAAGAAGCATCGGAGGAAAAGTTCAAAGTTTTGTAGGTGATCTTGCAACTCAAGGAGAAAGGTTTCAAAGTCTTTTAAGTTGGAGAGATCCAAGAGCTACAACactttttgtaacattttgttTCGTTGCTGCTATTGTTCTTTATGTTACTCCTTTTCAAGTTGTGTTGCTAATCACTGGCTTCTATGTTTTGAGACATCCTAGATTTAGACATAAACTTCCATCAGTTCCTCTCAATTTCTTTAGGAGATTGCCTGCTAGATCAGACAGCATGATATAA
- the LOC123914021 gene encoding linoleate 13S-lipoxygenase 2-1, chloroplastic-like, producing the protein MLMQQINLKPNCLILQKPCLNGIGNNQPCFKVGSSRLLFTNPKKQGRFSSKNGCSKIKAVSVSEEEANIIERESVKVQATVTVTPTVAGFFSEMAIERGLDDITDLFGKSILLELCSSQLDPDTSLQKKKIKGYVHLTTRSAKEIKYEAEFDVPNSFGDIGAVLVENEHRREMFIKQIVLDGFLTGPVNFSCDSWVHSKFDNPNKRVIFSNKSYLPSETPEGLKRFREDELINLRGKGQGERKTFDRIYDYDVYNDLGDIDKNPDHKRPVLGGKLHPYPRRCRTGRPRSKTDPLYEKTSSSVYVPRDESFSQVKQLTFSVNTLQSAFHALLPALRTAAIDTNLGFPVFSSIDDLFNEGFDLPPHNEKGLRAVLPRLIKFVQDAGNDILRFETPATMDKDRFFWFMDEEFGRQTIAGLNPCCIQLVTEWPLKSKLDPKIYGPAESAITTELVEQQIRGFTTVQEAIKQKKLFVLDYYDFFLPLVEEVRKLEGTTLYGSRTLFFLHDGTLRPLAIELARPPIGDKPLWREVYRPCWHSTGVWLWRLAKAHVLAHDSGYHQLVSHWLRTHCATEPYIIATNRQLSAMHPIYKLLLPHFRYTMEINALAREALVNADGIIESSFTPKKHSLLVSSIAYDKHWQFDLQALPNDLIHRGLAVKDPNAPHGLKLTIEDYPYANDGLVLWDALKSWITDYVNIYYKESRNVESDKEIQAWWDEIRNVGHGDKKDAPWWPNLKTNEDLIEILTTIVWITSGHHAAVNFGQYTYAGYFPNRPAIARNKMPTEDPTDNEWELFFEKPEVTLLKTFPSQIQAMTVMTVLDILSSHSPDEEYLGQTIEPAWEEEPLVKASFEKFKGKLMELEGIIDERNADAKLRNRNGAGILPYELLKPTSDEPGVTGKGVPYSISI; encoded by the exons ATGCTTATGcaacaaattaatttaaaaccaaattgTCTCATCTTGCAAAAGCCATGTCTCAATGGCATTGGCAATAACCAACCATGTTTTAAGGTTGGGTCATCAAGGCTTTTATTCACAAATCCAAAGAAACAAGGGAGGTTTAGTAGTAAAAATGGATGCAGCAAAATAAAAGCTGTGTCTGTGagtgaagaagaagcaaatattaTAGAAAGGGAATCAGTAAAAGTACAAGCCACAGTAACTGTTACACCAACAGTTGCAGGGTTTTTCTCAGAAATGGCTATAGAAAGAGGACTTGATGACATAACTGATTTGTTTGGTAAATCCATTCTCTTGGAGCTTTGTAGCTCTCAGCTAGATCCTG ATACATCATTgcagaagaaaaaaatcaaaggtTATGTTCACTTGACAACTCGATCAGCAAAAGAGATCAAGTATGAAGCTGAATTTGATGTACCAAATAGTTTTGGAGATATTGGTGCTGTTCTTGTGGAAAATGAGCATAGAAGGGAAATGTTTATAAAGCAAATTGTTCTTGATGGATTTCTCACTGGTCCTGTTAATTTTTCTTGTGATTCTTGGGTTCATTCCAAGTTTGACAACCCTAACAAAAGGGTCATTTTCTCCAACAAG TCATATTTGCCATCTGAAACACCAGAAGGATTGAAAAGGTTTAGAGAGGATGAACTGATAAATTTACGAGGCAAAGGACAAGGTGAACGCAAGACCTTTGATCGAATATACGATTACGATGTGTACAATGACCTTGGAGATATAGACAAAAATCCCGACCACAAGAGACCTGTTCTCGGTGGCAAACTACATCCATATCCTAGGCGTTGTAGAACCGGAAGACCTCGTAGCAAGACAG ATCCGTTGTACGAGAAAACAAGTAGCAGTGTCTACGTTCCTAGGGACGAATCATTCTCGCAAGTAAAACAACTCACATTTTCAGTAAACACCTTACAATCGGCTTTCCACGCGCTTCTACCAGCTTTGAGAACAGCTGCAATTGACACAAATCTTGGATTTCCTGTTTTCTCATCCATAGATGACCTTTTCAATGAAGGATTTGACTTGCCTCCTCACAATGAGAAAGGTCTTAGGGCTGTGTTGCCAAGGTTGATCAAATTTGTCCAGGATGCTGGCAACGACATTCTTCGTTTCGAGACTCCTGCCACCATGGACA AGGACAGATTCTTTTGGTTTATGGATGAAGAATTTGGAAGACAGACTATAGCAGGTCTTAATCCTTGTTGCATCCAATTGGTCACG GAATGGCCATTGAAAAGCAAACTTGACCCTAAAATTTATGGTCCTGCGGAATCAGCAATAACCACTGAACTAGTTGAGCAACAAATCAGAGGATTCACTACTGTTCAAGAG GCAATAAAACAGAAGAAGTTGTTCGTCTTGGACTACTATGATTTTTTCTTGCCATTAGTAGAGGAAGTTAGAAAACTTGAAGGCACAACATTGTATGGATCAAGGACATTATTCTTCCTGCACGACGGCACATTGAGACCGCTAGCGATTGAGCTAGCCCGGCCGCCGATTGGTGATAAGCCACTATGGAGGGAAGTTTACAGACCTTGTTGGCATTCAACTGGCGTTTGGCTTTGGAGACTTGCTAAAGCTCATGTCCTTGCTCATGACTCTGGCTACCACCAACTTGTTAGTCACTG GCTGAGAACTCATTGTGCTACAGAACCATACATCATAGCAACAAACAGGCAACTAAGTGCAATGCATCCAATCTACAAACTATTACTTCCACATTTTAGATACACAATGGAAATCAATGCACTTGCACGTGAAGCACTAGTAAATGCAGATGGAATAATTGAAAGTAGCTTCACTCCCAAGAAACATTCTCTCTTAGTAAGTTCAATAGCCTATGACAAACATTGGCAATTTGACTTACAAGCCCTTCCAAATGACCTCATTCATAGAGGATTGGCAGTAAAAGACCCAAATGCCCCTCATGGCTTAAAACTAACCATAGAAGATTACCCTTATGCAAATGATGGTCTTGTTCTTTGGGATGCTTTAAAATCTTGGATCACTGATTATGTAAACATTTACTATAAAGAATCAAGAAATGTTGAGTCAGATAAAGAAATACAAGCTTGGTGGGATGAGATTAGAAATGTTGGTCATGGCGACAAGAAAGACGCACCATGGTGGCCTAATTTGAAAACAAATGAAGATCTTATTGAAATATTGACGACCATTGTTTGGATAACATCAGGGCATCATGCCGCGGTGAATTTTGGTCAGTACACTTATGCCGGATATTTTCCCAATAGACCGGCCATTGCGAGAAACAAAATGCCTACAGAAGACCCTACAGACAACGAGTGGGAACTTTTCTTCGAGAAACCAGAAGTGACTTTGTTGAAGACTTTTCCTTCGCAAATTCAAGCTATGACGGTGATGACCGTGTTAGATATTTTGTCTAGTCATTCGCCCGACGAGGAATATCTTGGACAAACGATTGAGCCGGCTTGGGAAGAGGAACCGTTGGTTAAAGCTTCTTTTGAGAAGTTTAAAGGGAAGTTGATGGAGCTTGAAGGTATAATTGATGAGAGGAATGCTGATGCCAAGTTGAGGAATAGGAATGGTGCTGGGATTTTGCCTTATGAGCTTTTGAAGCCAACTTCTGATGAGCCTGGTGTGACAGGAAAAGGTGTTCCATATAGTATCTCTATTTGA